The following proteins are encoded in a genomic region of Pyricularia oryzae 70-15 chromosome 6, whole genome shotgun sequence:
- a CDS encoding solute carrier family 25 member 33 → MVAANSVGRDGLSPAMVETVAGLSAGTAATLAVHPLDIVKTRMQIHRSNAAAAASASSKPGLAQQPPPLRAVAVLRSLVQTEKPIAALYRGLTPNLVGNATSWASFFFFKKRCEQAILSLKKPQPAADGSLVVNDGDKYDDGSARLTPQDYFVSSAAAGAAVQVLTNPVWVLKTRMLSSDRGSVGAYPSMWVGATRVWREDGPRGFYRGLGISLLGVSHGAVQFAVYEPAKRLYVVWRSRGRQHDAASAAKPAAGGSVMTNEATLVISTAAKLFANAVTYPYQVLRSRLQNYDAENQFGRGIVGAATRLWREEGVRGFYRGLVPGVVRVLPATWVTFLVYENTKYYLPRWTAGSQA, encoded by the exons ATGGTCGCGGCCAACAGTGTAGGTCGAGATGGCCTCTCACCTGCCATGGTCGAGACTGTCGCCGGCCTCTCCGCCGGCACGGCCGCAACGCTCGCCGTGCACCCTCTAGACATTGTAAAGACGCGCATGCAGA TCCATCGCAGCAATGCAGCCGCGGCAGCATCGGCGTCATCGAAACCAGGCCTCGCACAGCAACCACCGCCGCTCAGAGCCGTGGCCGTGCTCAGGAGCCTGGTGCAGACCGAGAAGCCCATCGCCGCTCTGTACCGAGGGCTGACGCCCAACCTCGTCGGCAACGCCACCAGCTGGGCCtcgttcttcttcttcaagaAGCGCTGCGAGCAGGCCATCCTGTCGCTCAAGAAGCCGCAGCCCGCCGCGGACGGGAGCCTTGTCGTCAATGATGGTGACAAGTACGACGACGGCAGCGCCAGGCTCACACCCCAAGACTACTTCGTcagctccgccgccgccggtgccGCCGTACAGGTGCTCACCAACCCCGTCTGGGTCCTCAAGACGCGCATGCTCTCGTCCGATCGTGGCTCCGTCGGCGCGTACCCCAGCATGTGGGTCGGCGCCACTCGGGTCTGGCGCGAGGATGGTCCGCGCGGATTCTACCGCGGCCTGGGCATCAGCCTGCTCGGGGTCAGTCACGGCGCCGTCCAGTTCGCCGTGTACGAACCGGCCAAGAGGCTATACGTTGTGTGGAGGAGTCGGGGACGGCAGCACGATGCTGCATCAGCAGCAAAACCAGCAGCAGGAGGCTCCGTCATGACCAACGAGGCTACCTTGGTCATCTCGACGGCGGCCAAACTCTTTGCCAATGCCGTCACGTACCCGTACCAGGTCCTGCGCAGCAGGCTGCAGAACTACGACGCCGAGAACCAGTTCGGCCGCGGTATCGTCGGGGCCGCTACGCGGCTGTGgcgggaggagggcgtcaggGGTTTCTACCGTGGGCTGGTCCCGGGCGTCGTGCGAGTCCTGCCCGCCACCTGGGTCACCTTCCTCGTCTACGAGAACACCAAATACTACCTGCCAAGATGGACTGCAGGGAGCCAGGCATAA